Below is a window of Drosophila nasuta strain 15112-1781.00 chromosome X, ASM2355853v1, whole genome shotgun sequence DNA.
AGCACACTTTGGTGACCTTAAAATGCTgttcaattatatatataattttgtattattttacatacaagattgtttttcttttccctAATATAAGAGCAATTTGATCTTTTAACGTACGAACtctttttttaaaaaagagttccataaattaaataaaaatgtaaataccCATCGAACTATAGTTTTTATCTTGATAGATTGCAAGGGCTTTTTGgatctttaattttaaaaggaCTTTGTGTTTTAGGGCCATAAAAAATCGGGTTTGTTTAATACTGGAAATCACGAGCAAATTAcataatttaacattaaagAATAGTAAAGTATTTAAGggaataatttgtttatttaaaagtgaCAAAACACTCATGATAAGCAGTTACTGAGAGGAAACTAATTTtgcgaaatatatattctcaTTTCTAAAATGTTCTCTTTGggtaagtaaataaattgtacGCCAGATTCAGTCAAATATGACTATTCTATATAAAGAAAGACATTAATGTTGCATTGCGTCAGTTTATCGAAAGTTGGGCTAAAATAAAACTCATATAATTATGGAACCAAGAAAGAGAACAATTCGATTTCGGAATTTGATGTCGGAGACAAAGTTCAAAACGCTTTAGCCAAGATTCGCTTTACGTTGCAGTTCCAGCTCTTTGTTGATCGCCTCCAGATCAACGACGCGATTCCCCgaagcatcagcagcatcatcacTCGCATTCAACTCCTCCTTGGGCGACGGACGTTGCAACTTCCAGGGATACTTGCCACCGAATCGCTCGAGCAAACCACCGCGTGGCATTGGCCGCATTGGCATCACAGTGGTGAGCAATCCGTTCTTGTGGAGCATCATTGTCGGCAGCTTGTTGCCCTCGCTGTTCAGGGCATTATACAACTCGATCTTCTTGCGAGCGACCAACTCTGTGGTTGGCCACTCAATGGCCTGGCAAATGCAATTGTCGCGCCACAGTTCGAACTCCTCGCTGGTGAATGCCATGTTCGAGATGTCGTTGAGTTCGTGACGCTGCACGAGATCCTCGTAACGCAAATGAAGGGCAATATTCGTGGCGAGCTTGTCCACGTAATAACCCTCTGGCAGCTGCTCGACGAGCACGATTTCCGCAATGCGATACTCGGGCGGAGCATTCGGGGCACTCACATTGAGACGCACAAAACAATTGCTGACCACCTGATCGAAGCTGCTGCAGCCGAGCAGCTGCTTGATGCGATGTCGTGTCAGACGCAGTGCATCGAGCTGTTCCAACGTTCGCAAAGGTTTCACATTTATTCCTGTTTGTTGCGCCTTCTTTTCCctttccttctccttctcttcgTCGTCGAGgcttgtgggcgtggcacgcAAACGTCTCAGTTCACGCAGTATCTCAGACTTGGGGCGATGCTTCTGTATCTGAGTCCTGgcttgcaacagttgcaacgGTTGCATAAGCGGCGCCAACTCATCCGCCTCAAAGAGACGCGGCGAGTTGCGCGTTGACTTTGACGTGCGCTTCGCTTTGGCTTCACTCATTTCactcaagagagagagagatagagagaaagaaagtCCTGTGTCCTGTGTTATGAAATCAAACTGTTTGCAACGTGAagcacaattttattttatataaaatacaatctCCAATGCTCGCTTTTAATTGCATCGCCTACTTTCggcttatttattttcgttggATGGCACCCAACAAAATCCGGTTTACAGTTATTAATTTGctatttcaattgcttttgaATGGCAGCCAAGTGTGGCGCTTTTCCACGAGCAGAGCTGACTAAATAGTTTTTGCCCCTCAACACTTTTCGCCTGAAAGTTgggtatatttgtttgttgctcaTTTTTCGATTGTAGaatattttccaaatatttgtaGAGTAGTTTTTTAAGCGTTGCATGCTCAATtatgttataattatttatttaacaatttattgatattatcattactcaaaaatactttttccTTGTATTAAATGAAGTTTGATGCCATGTTTTCACATTATTTTCAATGCATTTTTCATAGAGCTAAGATTTCCTATATAAATAATTCTATAAAAGAACACTTAATTAGTATAAAGATAtcttaatatttgtaatatttgttcTTACAgttcttaaaaaaatactttaggaacaatataattatattgtattaaaaatgttttacattttgttacATACACAGCTTTCATTTAGTTAAACTTTTTAAGTTTTACAATAGTTTTAgtagaaatttaaaaacaatagtTCGATTGGGACAGTCTCGTTCATAGTAATTTTTATTCTGGGTTACTTGAcgttatatttcttttgtaaaTCGGTGAATTTACAAAATTCTATAATGATTAGAACCCTTattagaaaaaaatgcaaataattaaaatacaaaattaaacaacattgtTTATCATTTGTTCTATGTGCTCAAACagaactttattatttaaaagatatactaagaaatttttaaatatactaatgactttatttagtataacatttatatatgcacttagattcattttaataaaaaaccGAACagtgaattataattttaaacatatacatcgagaatatttcaatatatgaAAGGCTTTATAcggtatatatatacaattacaataaaaatatactactattGTACAGTTTAtctgaaatgaaaaatatatagtgATGTATTGCTTgctattttgttaatattgcAAAAGGGTATTGACTAGACTTGCAATTTCGAAtgtttttaaatgcatttaatgaTTCTTTCTCTCATCTCCTGCTCCACtcctctatctctatctctctctctctctttttctcctCCTTCACTCTCTCCGTAGCTTTAATGCTTTGTGTGTGGGCCATAAATGCCAGCCaactattaaatttatattaatttggcatttttttgttgttgtttctacttcttttccctttttttttttttggctacaATTACTTGGCACATACGCCCCCTGGCTTTACACTGCTCTGGAAGCGGGAAGCGGGAAGAGGGGGAATGAGAGAAGATTGTCCCTCAGGCAGCTGATGTTAGTGCGAAGGCTACGCCCATTTGAAGCAGTTGCCATTAAATTGGCAAAAGATTTATGGTACAATTGCTTTAATTACAGTTGCAGCTAATTGTATGCTTGCCGGGGCAGATGCTCTAGGCAAAGAGGAAAGAGGAAGCACAACGATTGGGCCATCATCCAACTCGTGagggggaggggaggggaggaGAATGGAGCTGAGCTGGAAAATCTTTGCATGCTTTGTGTATGTGAGTCTGCATAAATAACTTGAGTCGTGAAATCCCCACGTTGAGCATGAGGTGTATGTTTTTTAGTGGATATGAAGGATATAcgctggagctgaagctggagctgaagctggagcATGCTGAAGGATATTTTGTGTTGGTCGAACGGCATTGAAAATGCTGCTCACGCATTGAttcgaaacacacacacacacacaaacacacatactcatacGCATTGATGGACAGACATTTAGAAGGAGCTTCTTCGATGCCGAACACACGCACTTAAGAGCAAACTCGTTTATGCAAGCgcagtcatcatcatcatcatcatcgacatcATCGCAATCATCTCAGCCTCATCATCGTATCAAGCGGAGTTCGTCGATAAATTGGGCTCAACACAAATTTCTTCAATGTCTTCGATTTcatcttgtgtgtgtgtgtggattcCTGGTGTCGGTTTTatgataaatttataaattaattttgttgtggAACTTGCGAAACACCTTTGAACGCAGTCGATGCGAAGTCACATTGAATCACGTAGCGCATGAATGCTCATTATCATTTTCTTGGTGGGCGTGGccagacatacatacatgcaggATAAACGAGtcaagtttaaatttaaagcatgTGCCACAAGAAAATGACAGCATGAGTTAAATACTATCGACACAATCTTCAAATGTCGAGCATATTCAATTAGTTCATATTTCTACTACCCAGTTCCATAGGAAAGAATCAGTGTTTTCCAGTAGAATGcagaaaaaatttaaatatgttgaaCTAAAGCTAAGGCATGGGTCAATCGGTTGACGAATAGATTGCCGTTGTAGAAGGGAAGGACAAGCGAAAGGGAGTTAGGAATATAGACAAAAGTAAGACCTTGAATTTAACCAGTCGTATATGCGTGAGAAAGCATATACCTCAAGAAATTAACAACACGAgttactataaatactatcaAGAAAATCTTGAAAAGTCGAGCATATTCAATTAGTTCATATTTCTACTACTCAGTTCCATAGGAAAGAATCTGTGTTTTCCAGCAGAAAGCAGTAAACATATACTCTTTTAGAACTGAGACTAAGGCTTGATGCAGTCGTATGTCGAATAGACTGTCAATATagaaggaaaggaaaggaaagggaGTGAGAAAGGTAGACAAAAGCCACATCTTAAAGCTGGCCAGTCATATACATATGCTTTATCATAAAGCcgatataaaatttaaagcatATGCCTCAAGAAATTAACAACACGAGTTGAATACTATGTCGAGCATATTCAATTAGTTCCCATTACCACTGTCCGTTTCCATAGGAAAAGATCAGTGTTTTCCAGCAGAAATCGTGCACATTTGcttaaaaagaatgaaaaaaaacagCCTTGCATGTGAGAACACCTTTAAAGTTCTAGAGCTGTGGCCAAGGCTTGGGGCATTCGGATGACGGATGGACTGCTGGAGAAGGGAAAGGCAGAGGAAGTGAAAAGTAGGCAAAAGCCACGCCTTGACGTTGacagctgcacacacacaaacacacacacacgtacagaGAGAGAATAGAAAAGTTTTCTGGGCAACATGCAAGCGGCACCCTCATCCAGCTGGCTGACATGCCAGCCAGAGTCGAGTTATAATGTACATACAAGTATTTAACAGTGCTGCCGGGTTTCGGGATCGAGTTGGCTTACCAACCGTGTTGCACACAGCGAGTGCGAGGGAGAGAGGatcagagagagagggaaagcgTTCGTCTAAGTgaaaaacaagcaaataaacgggcgcctgctgctgttgctgctgctgctgctgcaaacaGGCAAAGCTACAAATGAATCTAGGATACGGATACCCAtgtcaaaatataaaagtcCTGCATACGCCTTCCCCTCCCCTCGCCTCACCTCCCTCGCTAACAACCGCATACATATTCGCGTTTCTAGGTGAGTGGGCGGAAGGACAGGCGGCAGGACGATAGGCTGAAAACGTGGCATGTCTCTAGGCCAGGGGCAAGCTGGGGCTGGGGCTGCGGCAGTAGCAGTGGCTGTGGCAGGCGCAAGGAAACTTGTTTGTTGCACAGAAACAAAAGCGCTTCCGCATTTCATGTAAAATGACAGAAACAAGTGTTAATGGTTTTGGGTTTAGGCTCaaagctgaagcagcagcagcaacatcgcgGGAAACGCGGGTGTAAAAAActaggcaacaacaaaaacaaaacaaaaaaaaaccaaaaacaaaatacaccaTATACGAGGATGGCAGGAAACTGAAGTTTGTTGCAACTGGCGTTTTTTTGAGGCCAATGCGAGAATGGAGAGCGTCACTCTACAGTCAACGCTGCGTAAGTGAAATGGCAACGCGAGTTAATTGCACTTCAATCGATATCATTGTATAATCAAttaataacttatttattttcatatttcgcTTCGTATTTCCCTTATAATGTTACAttatttctacatttttgtACATTAGTTATATACTACattattaacaacaacaaagttaaGCTGAATAATCTAACTATTGCCTAAATAGTaatatgatataaaaaaaatatttatttatttatttacatgttaattattttacagaataatataataactaaaagaaagGGAGTGCTAGCAACTAAGGCCATcgactataaaaaaaatattttttcatgtttgttcattaattatattaaaaataaggaAAGTATGAAAAAATATCAATCTTATTTTTCAAGGTTCAATAGATGTTGGGTAACATTAAGAGTGTTTTGCTCTTCTCTTTTGAATCTCTCATTCCTTTTGTTTTATCGACGTAGCACGAACAAGTTGTTTTAAACTAGGGAATGATAAACCAAGTTTTAATCActcaaaacacaacacacgaGTTACTCTTTACCTTAACTAACAGACattagatatatatttttctatgcGCTACCCAAAAAATGGCTGACAAAAAACGAATGCGAAATAACACAacttgaaaacacaacttattGTATGttataacatattttttaaatattttgaatattatattgtaattgaagtattattaaatatttaaggtttttgcatataaactttttttcaaaaatcatttaaataataaatataaaacgaataaatcgcggggcgaATAAATCGGAAGCGAATCgcgcgcgaataaatcgcggggcgaATAAATCGCGCGGGAATAATTAGGTTACTTTtttcaagaaaaaaatgtccattattttaagttgcttgaaaaaaatgtttgaaagcacaacttatgttatatttttaaaatattttgaatattataatttaactttttttcaaaaatcatttaaataataaatacaaaacgaTTAAATCGCAGCCgaattcggttgcgattcggttgcgattcggttgcgattcgcatgcgattcgcatgcgattcgcttgcgattcgcttgcgatccggttgcgattcgcatgcgattcggttgcgattcgcttgcgattcggttgcgattcgatTGCGAtccggttgcgattcgcatgcgattcggttgcgattcgcatgcgattcggttgcgattcgcatgcgatttttgaaaaaagttcaaaccttagttatttaataatacttcaattattatattcaaatatttaacaaatataacataagttgtgttttcagacattttctcgccctgcgattcgcctgcgatccggttgcgattcgcatgcgattcggttgcgattcggttgcgattcgcatgcgattcggttgcgattcgcatgcgattcgcttgcgattcggttgcgattcgcttgcgattcggttgcgattcgcttgcgattcggttgcgattcgcatgcgattcgctcacgattcgcctgcgatttttgaaaaaaagttcaaaccttagttatttaataatacttcaattattatcttcaaatatttaacaaatataacataagttgtgttttcagacattttctcgccctgcgattcggttgcgattcgcttgcgattcggttgcgattcgcatgcgattcggttgcgattcgcatgcgattcggttgcgattcgcatgcgattcggttgcgattcgcttgcgattcggttgcgattcggttgcgattcggttgcgattcgcatgcgattcgcatgcgattcggttgcgattcggttgcgattcgcatgcgattcggttgcgattcggttgcgattcgcatgcgattcggttgcgattcgcatgcgattcggttgcgattcgcatgcgattcggttgcgattcgcatacgattcggttgcgattcgcttgcgattcggttgcgattcgcatgcgattcggttgcgattcgcttgcgattcggttacgattcgcatgcgattcggttgcgattcgcctgcgattcgctcacgattcgcctgcgatttttgaaaaaaagttcaaaccttagttatttaataatacttcaattattatcttcaaatatttaacaaatataacataagttgtgttttcagacattttctcgccctgcgattcggttgcgattcgcttgcgattcggttgcgattcgcatgcgattcgcttgcgattcgcttgcgatccggttgcgattcgcatgcgatccagttgcgattcggttgcgattcgcttgcgattcggttgcgattcgcatgcgattcggttgcgattcggttgcgattcgcatgcgattcggctgcgattcggttgcgattcgcttgcgattcggttgcaattcgcatgcgattcggttgcgattcgcattattcaaatatttaaaaaatataacataagttgtgttttcagacattttctcgccctgcgattcgcttgcgattcgcctgcgattcgcatgcgattcggttgcgattcggttgcgattcggttgcgattcgcatgcgattcggttgcgattcggttgcgattcgcatgcgattcggttgcgattcggttgcgattcgcatgcgtttcggttgcgattcgcatgcgattcggttgcgattcgcttgcgattcgcctgcgatttttgaaaaaaagttcaaaccttagttatttaataatacttcaattattatattcaaatatttaacaaatataacataagttgtgttttcagacattttctcgccctgcgattcgcttgcgattcgcctgcgatccggttgcgattcgcatgcgattcggttgcgattcggttgcgattcggttgcgattcgcatgcgattcgcttgcgattcggttgcgattcgcttgcgattcggttgcgattcgcttgcgattcggttgcgattcgcatgcgattcgctcacgattcgcctgcgatttttgaaaaaaagttcaaaccttagttatttaataatacttcaattattatcttcaaatatttaacaaatataacataagttgtgttttcagacattttctcgccctgcgattcgcttgcgattcgcttgcgattcggttgcgattcgcttgcgattcggttgcgattcgcatgcgattcggttgcgattcgcatgcgattcgcttgcgattcgcttgcgatccggttgcgattcgcatgcgatccggttgcgattcggttgcgattcgcttgcgattcggttgcgattcgcatgcgattcggttgcgattcggttgcgattcgcatgcgattcggttgcgattcggctgcgattcggttgcgattcgcttgcgattcggttgcgattcgcatgcgattcggttgcgattcgcatgcgattcgcttgcgattcgcttgcgatccggttgcgattcgcatgcgattcggttgcgattcgcttgcgattcggttgcgattcgatTGCGAtccggttgcgattcgctcacgattcgcctgcgatttttgaaaaaaagttcaaaccttagttatttaataatacttcaattattatattcaaatatttaacaaatataacataagttgtgttttcagacattttctcgccctgcgattcgcttgcgattcgcctgcgatccggttgcgattcgcttgcgattcggttgcgattcggttgcgattcagttgcgattcgcatgcgtttcggttgcgattcggttgcgattcggttgcgattcgcatgcgattcggttgcgattcgcatgcgattcggttgcgattcggttgcgattcgcttgcgattcgcctgcgatttttgaaaaaaagttcaaaccttagttatttaataatacttaaattattatattcaaatatttaacaaatataacataagttgtgttttcagacattttctcgccctgcgattcgcttgcgattcgcctgcgatccggttgcgattcgcatgcgtttcggttgcgattcggttgcgattcggttgcgattcgcatgcgattcggttgcgattcgcatgcgattcggttgcgattcgcatgcgattcgcttgcgatccggttgcgattcgcatgcgattcggttgcgattcgcttgcgattcggttgcgattcgcttgcgattcggttgcgattcgcatgcgattcggttgcgattcggttgcgattcgcatgcgattcggttgcgattcgcctgcgattcgcatgcgattcgatTGCGAtccggttgcgattcgcatgcgattcggttgcgattcgctcacgattcgcctgcgatttttgaaaaaaagttcaaaccttagttatttaataatacttcaaatattatattcaaatatttaaaaaatataacataagttgtgttttcagacattttctcgccctgcgattcgcttgtgattcgcctgcgattcgcatgcgattcggttgcgattcggttgcgattcgcatgcgattcggttgcgattcggttgcgattcggttgcgattcgcatgcgtttcggttgcgattcgcttgcgattcggttgcgattcgcatgcgattcggttgcgattcgcatgcgattcggttgcgattcgcttgcgattcgcctgcgatttttgagaaaaagttcaaaccttagttatttaataatacttcaattattatattcaaatatttaacaaatataacataagttgtgttttcagacattttctcgccctgcgattcggttgcgattcgcttgcgattcgcctgcgattcgcttgcgattcggttgcgattcgcatgcgattcggttgcgattcgcttgcgattcggttgcgattcgcatgcgattcggttgcgattcgcatgcgattcggttgcgattcgcatacgattcggttgcgattcgcttgcgattcggttgcgcttcgcttgcgattcgcttgcgattcggttgcgattcgcttgcgattcgcctgcgatttttgaaaaaaagttcaaaccttagttatttaataatacttcaattattatattcaaatatttaacaaatataacataagttgtgttttcagacattttctcgccctgcgattcgcttgcgattcgcatgcgtttcggttgcgattcggttgcgattcgttGCGATTCGCGATTggcgattcggttgcgattcgcttgcgattcggtttgcgtttcggttgcgattcgcttgcgattcgcatgcgattcggttgcgatttgcgattcgcttgcgattcggttgcgattcggttgcgattcgcatgcgatccggttgcgattcggttgcgattcgcttgcgattcggttgcgattcgcatgcgattcggttgcgatttgcgattcgcatgcgattcggttgcgattcggcttgcgattcgcatccggcgattcgcatgcgatccggttgcgattcggttgcgattcgcttgcgattcggttgcgattcgcatgcgattcggttgcgattcgcgattcgcatgcgattcggttgcgattcgcctgcgattcgcatgcgattcgatTGCGAtccggttgcgattcgcatgcgattcggttgcgattcgctcacgattcgcctgcgatttttgaaaaaaagttcaaaccttagttatttaataatacttcaattattatattcaaatatttaaaaaatataacataagttgtgttttcagacattttctcgccctgcgattcgcttgcgattcgcctgcgattcgcatgcgattcggttgcgattcggttgcgatccggttgcgattcggttgcgatttgcttgcgattcggttgcgattcgcatgcgattcggttgcgattcggttgcgattcgcatgcgattcggttgcgattcgcctgcgattcgcatgcgattcgatTGCGAtccggttgcgattcgcatgcgatccggttgcgattcggttgcgattcgcatgcgattcggttgcgattcgctcacgattcgcctgcgatttttgaaaaaaagttcaaaccttagttatttaataatacttcaattattatattcaaatatttaaaaaatataacataagttgtgttttcagacattttctcgccct
It encodes the following:
- the LOC132795659 gene encoding RNA polymerase-associated protein RTF1 homolog codes for the protein MSEAKAKRTSKSTRNSPRLFEADELAPLMQPLQLLQARTQIQKHRPKSEILRELRRLRATPTSLDDEEKEKEREKKAQQTGINVKPLRTLEQLDALRLTRHRIKQLLGCSSFDQVVSNCFVRLNVSAPNAPPEYRIAEIVLVEQLPEGYYVDKLATNIALHLRYEDLVQRHELNDISNMAFTSEEFELWRDNCICQAIEWPTTELVARKKIELYNALNSEGNKLPTMMLHKNGLLTTVMPMRPMPRGGLLERFGGKYPWKLQRPSPKEELNASDDAADASGNRVVDLEAINKELELQRKANLG